Proteins encoded together in one Kwoniella shandongensis chromosome 3, complete sequence window:
- a CDS encoding long-chain 3-oxoacyl-CoA reductase, whose amino-acid sequence MVADTINVHTHIPGHPSIHILGHELVLDVPITALILSAVGAAFLLRYTLSFFRLFLELTVLPGINVNKFQSRSGGTWALVTGCTSGIGLEFARQLASKKFNIVLIGRRKAALDELSKEIESKYGVETKSVVVDVATPGSARDEALTQIELLAKQIDLGVLINNVGASHNMPVPFAETERSEMTQIIETNIVWTYLVTRAVLPSLIARSNRKGSPKSLVMTLGSLSGRIPSSLLASYSGTKAALSTWTKALAEEVKSQGVVVELVQAAFVTSNMSKIRKSSALVPTPSSFVRSTLSSIGLPRGAQGRPHERTPFWSHAILDYLVGFAGYVSEMAGVHVITSMHKDIRKRALRKAAREGKKEQ is encoded by the exons ATGGTCGCCGACACAATCAAcgtccacactcacatcccgGGTCACCCTTCCATCCACATTTTGGGTCATGAGCTTG TCCTCGATGTCCCCATCACCGCTTTGATCTTATCAGCGGTTGGAGCTGCTTTCCTCCTTCGATACACGCTCTCGTTTTTCCGACTGTTCCTCGAACTGACTGTTCTGCCTGGTATCAAT GTCAACAAGTTCCAATCTCGTTCCGGTGGAACATGGGCTTTGGTCACTGGCTGTACATCTGGTATCGGACTCGAATTCGCTCGTCAGCTCGCCAGTAAGAAGTTCAACATCGTCCTTATTGGTCGAAGAAAAGCTGCTCTCGACGAACTTTCCAAAGAGATTG AGAGCAAATATGGTGTCGAGACCAAGTCTGTTGTGGTTGACGTTGCTACGCCCGGATCCGCACGAGATGAGGCTCTCACTCAGATCGAGCTCCTCGCTAAGCAAATCGACCTTGGTGTATTGA TCAACAACGTCGGAGCGTCACACAACATGCCTGTCCCCTTTGCCGAGACTGAACGAAGCGAGATGACCCAAATCATCGAGACG AATATCGTCTGGACATATCTCGTCACTCGTGCTGTTCTCCCGTCCTTGATCGCACGATCCAACAGGAAGGGATCCCCCAAATCACTCGTCATGACGCTCGGTTCTCTGTCGGGTCGAATCCCATCGTCGCTCCTCGCTTCGTACTCTGGTACCAAAGCTGCTCTGTCAACGTGGACCAAAGCTCTTGCCGAGGAGGTCAAATCACAAGGTGTGGTTGTGGAACTTGTCCAAGCTGCATTCGTG ACCTCCAACATGTCCAAAATCCGAAAATCATCAGCTCTCGTTcctaccccttcttcattcgTTCGTTCTACCCTCTCGTCCATCGGTCTTCCACGAGGCGCCCAAGGACGACCTCACGAACGTACGCCCTTCTGGTCACATGCCATCTTGGATTACCTCGTCGGTTTCGCCGGATACGTCAGTGAGATGGCGGGGGTCCACGTGATCACTAGTATGCACAAGGATATCAGGAAGAGGGCGTTGAGGAAGGCTGCGAGGGAGGGTAAGAAGGAGCAGTAG
- a CDS encoding tRNA pseudouridine(38-40) synthase: MSKYANLSREELVARLAAIESGATAGLTEDVQAQPVAGPSSVPQIQASPKEARIAGPSIANGSLPPSTEAINEEDSLAGMNKSQRKAKKRNEKPFHFPSHPTRHIALLVAYHGWPYSGLALQPPLSPDAPIVQTVESELLVALEKTRLIEGGKGWEGCGYSRCGRTDRGVSGEGQVVNLWVRSARRPGDGGANLDGEGGWKEAEEPVPPKPKPTEEEDAEGEGEGEGEGEPSTKMTQAKPTPVEYPYPKLLNSVLPHSIRILAWSPLSRPFDSRFSCTHRHYRYAFHLRPTPTSPPLDLDLMRDGASRLIGEYDHRNFCKLDGSKQIENHKRTVLKAYFEPSPEFPDMIIFNLIGTAFLWHQVRHIIAMLFLIGSKLETPNIVSDLLDVEKYPSKPNYMMGHPLPLTLHHCGYPDEAGLDWRFGGYDGPYSSLSEEEKDKLYPVAMGGREGFERALDSSRQEAELRAWQIGGSMRKMNQVLGPSRAEKTGGCLWPVGGGDFQMTGKYKPVETRRRGETPDEVNRKWREMKERKGVAAAAAMAAAEGDE, from the coding sequence ATGTCAAAATACGCAAACTTGTCGCGCGAAGAGCTGGTTGCGAGATTAGCAGCTATCGAGAGTGGTGCGACGGCTGGATTGACAGAAGACGTTCAAGCACAACCTGTTGCTGGACCGTCGAGCGTCCCACAGATTCAAGCTTCTCCGAAGGAAGCCCGGATTGCAGGACCGTCAATTGCCAATGgatctctccctccttcgacaGAGGCGATCAACGAGGAGGATAGTCTCGCTGGAATGAACAAATCCCAACGCAAGGCCAAAAAACGTAATGAAAAACCTTTCCACTTTCCCTCCCATCCTACTCGACACATCGCCCTCTTAGTCGCATATCACGGCTGGCCGTATTCCGGTCTCGCGCTCCAACCGCCTCTTTCGCCCGATGCGCCAATCGTCCAGACTGTCGAATCGGAATTATTGGTCGCACTGGAGAAAACGCGCTTGATCGAGGGTGGAAAGGGTTGGGAAGGATGTGGGTATAGTCGATGTGGAAGGACGGATAGAGGTGTgagtggagaaggacaggTTGTCAATCTCTGGGTGAGAAGTGCGAGAAGAcctggtgatggtggtgcgAATCTTGATggcgagggaggatggaaagaggCTGAAGAGCCGGTtccaccaaaaccaaaaccgactgaagaagaagatgccgagggcgagggcgagggcgagggcgagggcgaaCCATCTACCAAGATGACACAAGCCAAACCTACACCTGTGGAATATCCTTATCCCAAACTACTCAACTCTGTCTTACCCCATTCCATCCGAATTCTCGCATGGTCACCACTTTCCCGACCTTTCGACTCCCGTTTCTCCTGCACGCACCGACACTATCGTTACgccttccatctccgtccCACACCGACATCTCCAccactcgacctcgatcttATGCGAGACGGAGCATCACGTCTGATAGGAGAATACGATCATCGCAATTTCTGCAAATTGGACGGTTCGAAACAGATTGAGAATCATAAACGGACCGTCCTCAAAGCATATTTCGAACCTAGTCCCGAATTCCCCGACATGATCATTTTCAATTTGATTGGGACGGCTTTCCTTTGGCATCAAGTTAGACATATCATTGCGATGTTATTCTTGATCGGATCGAAATTGGAAACACCGAATATCGTTTCGGACCTATTGGATGTGGAGAAATATCCTTCAAAACCGAATTACATGATGGGACATCCTTTACCACTCACCCTGCATCATTGTGGATATCCAGACGAAGCGGGACTCGATTGGAGATTCGGTGGATACGACGGTCCTTATTCAAGCCtgtcggaagaagagaaagataaGTTGTATCCGGTAGCaatgggtggaagagaagggttcGAACGAGCATTGGATTCGTCAAGGCAAGAGGCAGAGTTGAGAGCATGGCAGATCGGAGgttcgatgaggaagatgaaccaAGTTCTAGGACCTAGCAGAGCGGAGAAGACGGGCGGGTGTCTCTGGCCAGTAGGTGGGGGAGACTTCCAGATGACAGGGAAGTATAAGCCCGTGGAGACacggagaagaggggagaCACCCGACGAGGTGAacaggaagtggagggagatgaaagagagaaaaggtGTAGCGGCGGCGGCTGCCATGGCCGCAGCTGAGGGAGATGAATGA